CCAGCTTTTGTCGTCGTCGGTTTTTTCGAGGGTATACGACAGCAACAATTCAGTGAGTTCAGGATTTTCGCCCGCCTGGGCAATCACCGCATCGACCGCCTCGGCCAACAGGTTTTCGGTGTCGAGGCTGACTTCGAACGACAGCGGCAATTCGAGGTCGTGCGCGAAGGTACGGATGACCCGGTGCGTGAATTTATCGATGGTGGAAATATCGAAGGCCGCATAGTTGTGGATCAGGTGCCGCAGGATGGCATTTGCCTTCGCTTTCAACTGTGGAAGCGACCGCCCGGTTTCGTCGGCGAGCACCTCCATGAGCCGGACCGTCTTTTCCGATGGAGTGTCGGAAGCGAAGCCGACCAGACTGTCGACGATGCGCGACTTCATCTCGTGCACCGCCTTGTTGGTAAACGTGATCGCCAGGATGTTGCGATACGCGTCGGGGCGGTCGGCGGTGAGGATAATCCGGAGGTATTCCTTTACGAGCGTGTAGGTCTTACCCGAACCAGCGGACGCATCGTAAACGGAAAAAGAAGGCTGTTCGTAGCTCATGGTGTTTGCCTCGTAAATGTACGACTTTGGTGGAATTATTGTGGCGGTTGGATGGTAGAAGGATGCAGCCCGGATAGCAGCGGAAAGCCTTTCGAACGGGAGCGGCGCGGCGGCCGGACGGCGGGGGCGACCAACGGAAGCCGATGCCGGACGATGCCGCCGCCCGCGATCGGAGAAAGCTTGCAGCGGATAGCCGGATAGGCTGCCCAAAAAACGAAAATCGGAAAAATCATCGGGTGTTTTTTTGAATGCCATTAATCCGTAACTTTGATAGGATATTTACAAACCATTAAAAACAGACTATTATGGCTTTTGAGTTACCGAAACTGCCGTATGCCTACGACGCGCTGGAACCGCATATCGACGCGCGGACGATGGAGATACACTACACCAAACACCACAATACCTATGTGACCAACCTCAACGCGGCGATTGCCGGCACGGACATGGAGGGGAAAACGATCGAGAACATACTGATCAACCTTGACATGAAGAATGCGGCGGTACGCAACAACGGAGGTGGTCATTACAATCACACCCTATTCTGGAGCATCATGGGACCGAACGGCGGCGGAAAGCCGACCGGGGAACTGGCTGAAGCGATCGAGCGCGAGT
This genomic interval from Flavobacterium sp. HJ-32-4 contains the following:
- a CDS encoding superoxide dismutase, which gives rise to MAFELPKLPYAYDALEPHIDARTMEIHYTKHHNTYVTNLNAAIAGTDMEGKTIENILINLDMKNAAVRNNGGGHYNHTLFWSIMGPNGGGKPTGELAEAIEREFGSFDEFKARFAKAGTTRFGSGWAWLCVHKGGKLEVCSTANQDNPLMPDTGCDGTPILGMDVWEHAYYLHYQNRRPDYIEAFFNVINWTEVARRYAVEK